From the genome of Solidesulfovibrio carbinolicus, one region includes:
- a CDS encoding MBL fold metallo-hydrolase, with protein sequence MRVVFVGVGEAFDEGLANTSLFVAGLAGPTGETRRTVLLDCGFTAGAAFFACPAIAPADRRDGPDAVWISHFHGDHFLGLPWLIARLHEQGRARPLVVHGGTGVAAKVLAALDLAYPNLREKLAFEIVGIEARPGEAFELAGLSARAALTGHGAPCLGLRLETRFGALYYGGDGPITAKGLELASGCSLAVLEAYGLEAGVPGHGSVSEAVEAAEAAWVEALAVVHVRREVRRERGDAIRRMLTDASIRAFLPEPGEVFEAS encoded by the coding sequence ATGCGGGTGGTTTTTGTGGGCGTGGGCGAGGCGTTTGACGAGGGGTTGGCCAACACGAGCCTGTTCGTGGCCGGCCTGGCCGGTCCGACCGGCGAGACGCGGCGCACGGTCCTGCTGGACTGCGGCTTCACGGCAGGGGCGGCCTTTTTCGCCTGCCCGGCCATTGCTCCGGCCGACCGCCGGGATGGGCCGGACGCGGTCTGGATTTCCCATTTCCACGGCGACCATTTCCTGGGCCTGCCCTGGTTGATCGCCCGGCTCCACGAGCAGGGTCGGGCGCGGCCGCTTGTTGTTCATGGCGGCACGGGCGTGGCGGCCAAGGTGTTGGCCGCCCTGGATCTGGCCTATCCGAACCTGCGGGAGAAGCTGGCTTTCGAGATTGTCGGGATTGAGGCGAGGCCGGGCGAGGCTTTCGAGCTGGCCGGCTTGAGCGCCCGGGCGGCCCTGACCGGGCACGGCGCGCCGTGTCTGGGGTTGCGGCTCGAAACGCGGTTTGGGGCGCTCTATTACGGCGGCGACGGGCCGATAACGGCCAAGGGACTGGAGCTGGCCTCGGGCTGTTCCCTGGCGGTGCTGGAAGCCTACGGCCTGGAAGCGGGCGTACCCGGCCACGGCTCGGTGTCCGAGGCTGTCGAAGCGGCCGAAGCGGCCTGGGTGGAGGCGTTGGCCGTGGTCCATGTGCGGCGCGAGGTGCGCCGGGAGCGCGGTGACGCCATCCGCCGGATGCTCACCGACGCCTCGATCCGGGCGTTTCTGCCCGAGCCGGGGGAGGTGTTCGAAGCTTCTTAG
- a CDS encoding small ribosomal subunit Rsm22 family protein, whose translation MSPDAAAVPARPGAKRLLVPLAPDVRARLDAYPDMLRKALPLRPGLVRELPKVVRELSLSLTAEREGGPRPGYLSDPKVLSAYLWYYLPWNLVRLTRLLPGLDLDIPDDGVVCDLGSGPLTFIQALWLSRPDLRKRRLRITCVDRSKRALELGLALFAELAGFDPTRPDAPWRIRVTRGEYWQGLTDGADLVAMVNVANELAGKVREPLDERMERVAAQLSESLVPGGRVLVVEPGTRLGWRCLLGMRQAFVEMDMDIAAPCPHREECVLLAGRTRAWCHFTMPPAGAPRWLTAFSERAGLGKERLSLSFLLARKVRPAPSGGARVVSGAFSLADVPGSAVYGCSASGLLVLCSPDRRPPAPGDLLAVDVPAGAPLDAKSGAPRVMLAPDPSGQRPAEPGGAPGRDLGRADKAARGQDRRSGPPQAGAGSREDKGGKRRPRSGGAPGATRQAPVKKPSRPATKGQSSGSGKPARPLRSRRD comes from the coding sequence ATGTCCCCTGACGCCGCCGCCGTGCCGGCCCGTCCCGGCGCCAAGCGCCTGCTAGTACCCCTGGCCCCGGACGTCCGCGCCCGGCTCGACGCTTATCCCGACATGCTGCGAAAAGCCTTGCCGCTTCGCCCGGGCTTGGTGCGCGAACTGCCCAAAGTGGTGCGCGAACTGTCCCTGTCGCTGACCGCCGAGCGTGAAGGCGGCCCCCGGCCCGGGTATCTCAGCGACCCAAAGGTGCTGTCGGCCTATCTCTGGTATTATCTGCCCTGGAATCTCGTACGCCTGACGCGCCTGCTACCCGGACTTGACCTCGACATCCCCGACGACGGGGTGGTCTGCGACTTGGGCAGCGGCCCTCTGACTTTCATCCAGGCCCTGTGGCTGTCGCGGCCCGATCTGCGCAAGCGGCGGCTGCGCATCACCTGCGTGGACCGCTCCAAGCGGGCCCTGGAGCTGGGGCTGGCCCTTTTTGCCGAGCTGGCCGGCTTCGACCCCACCCGCCCGGACGCGCCCTGGCGCATCCGCGTCACCCGGGGCGAATACTGGCAGGGGTTGACCGACGGGGCCGATCTGGTGGCCATGGTCAACGTGGCCAACGAGTTGGCCGGCAAGGTCCGCGAACCGCTGGACGAGCGCATGGAGCGGGTGGCCGCCCAACTGTCCGAAAGCCTCGTGCCCGGCGGCCGGGTCCTGGTGGTCGAGCCCGGCACGCGCCTGGGCTGGCGCTGCCTGCTGGGCATGCGTCAGGCTTTTGTCGAGATGGACATGGATATTGCCGCGCCCTGTCCCCACCGTGAAGAGTGCGTGCTCTTGGCCGGGCGCACCCGGGCCTGGTGCCATTTCACCATGCCGCCGGCCGGCGCGCCCCGCTGGCTGACCGCGTTTTCCGAGCGGGCTGGCCTTGGCAAGGAGCGTCTGAGCCTGTCCTTCCTTCTGGCCCGTAAGGTCCGCCCCGCGCCCAGTGGCGGGGCGCGGGTGGTGTCCGGGGCCTTTTCCCTGGCCGACGTGCCGGGCAGCGCGGTTTACGGCTGCTCGGCTTCCGGGCTGCTTGTGCTGTGCTCCCCGGACCGCCGTCCGCCCGCCCCGGGAGACCTGCTGGCCGTGGACGTGCCGGCTGGCGCGCCGCTTGACGCAAAAAGCGGCGCGCCGCGCGTCATGCTCGCCCCGGACCCGTCCGGCCAACGGCCGGCGGAGCCAGGGGGCGCGCCCGGCCGCGACCTTGGCCGGGCGGACAAGGCGGCCCGCGGCCAGGACCGGCGCTCCGGTCCGCCCCAGGCCGGGGCCGGTTCCCGGGAGGACAAGGGCGGCAAGCGTCGTCCCCGGTCGGGCGGCGCGCCTGGAGCAACGCGCCAGGCTCCGGTGAAAAAGCCGTCGCGGCCGGCCACCAAGGGCCAATCCTCGGGATCGGGCAAACCGGCCCGGCCGCTTCGCTCGCGCCGGGACTAA
- the qrcB gene encoding menaquinone reductase molybdopterin-binding-like subunit QrcB, whose product MGLDRRAFLGLVAGGTVGAMFTPIPWKLIDDASIWTQNWPWIPRVPKGQIDYVATTSKLCPAGEGLKIMRVAGNPILAGGNPSHPLSCGGVSALARSEVYMLYSPARIKSPMKRNGKTFAPITWEQALVEMAEKLGAAKGAVASISGDNTGTINEVLTALTAKLGSAGSFMMPSEATTAAKAMKLMGAQGQAGYDFENADTVLVLGADIFETWGTSSRNRKAFGASRPAGDKPANTYVYVGPSRNNTAAVCDQWVPAAAADLGVVALGIAWHLLKAGATSNAPGFDTFKAVVNGGFGPEDVKRATGVAPETLAAIAKALASAKAPLVVTGSPFGQGLGAAPVIAGMSLNMLLGRINKPGGVYMLPELPSVVPGALTRAAMLDGDLPAFLKGVESGKTPAPKALLIYDANPVYGLPEAATMAKALEKIPFKVSFSSFMDETAALCDLVLPNSLPLERYDDVATPYGSGFCVYSLVRPIQKPICDTKTTGDVLLGLARKLSIDLKFDNFQQVIKEKVASLAKVSGGFVAKDVMPWQVAAGKPAPALVGGDLWKALEAGYAWTMVGQAPQTAMGFAAEVVAKAVKAGKPATATVLAPYAQLRTGTPVTGMPCQDLTTVPDTELLGDTTFIRVNSETAKTLGLKKGQMVKLSGAGVDCQAKVHIFESVMPGMVSAPLGFGHTAFDYYSQGKGANYLSLAAVVEEAGSGLSMWIAPEVKIA is encoded by the coding sequence ATGGGACTTGATCGCAGAGCTTTCCTCGGTCTTGTGGCGGGTGGTACCGTTGGCGCCATGTTCACCCCCATTCCGTGGAAATTGATTGACGACGCTTCTATCTGGACCCAGAACTGGCCGTGGATCCCCCGGGTTCCCAAGGGCCAGATCGATTATGTGGCCACCACCAGCAAGCTGTGCCCGGCTGGCGAAGGCCTTAAGATCATGCGCGTGGCCGGCAATCCGATCCTGGCCGGCGGCAACCCTTCGCATCCGTTGTCCTGCGGCGGCGTCTCCGCCCTGGCCCGGTCCGAAGTCTACATGCTCTACAGCCCGGCCCGCATCAAATCGCCCATGAAGCGCAACGGCAAGACCTTTGCCCCCATCACCTGGGAGCAGGCCCTTGTCGAGATGGCCGAGAAACTCGGCGCGGCCAAGGGCGCGGTGGCCTCCATCTCCGGCGACAACACCGGCACCATCAATGAAGTCCTGACCGCCCTGACGGCCAAGCTCGGCAGCGCCGGCAGCTTCATGATGCCTTCCGAAGCCACCACCGCCGCCAAGGCCATGAAGCTCATGGGAGCCCAGGGCCAGGCCGGCTACGACTTCGAAAACGCCGACACCGTCCTGGTTCTTGGCGCGGACATCTTCGAGACCTGGGGCACCTCCTCCAGGAACCGCAAGGCCTTCGGCGCCAGCCGCCCGGCCGGGGACAAGCCCGCCAACACCTACGTCTACGTCGGCCCCAGCCGCAACAACACCGCCGCCGTGTGCGACCAGTGGGTTCCGGCCGCCGCCGCCGATCTCGGCGTGGTGGCCCTGGGCATCGCCTGGCATCTGCTCAAGGCCGGCGCGACCAGCAACGCTCCCGGGTTCGACACCTTCAAGGCCGTGGTCAACGGCGGCTTTGGTCCCGAAGACGTCAAGCGGGCCACGGGCGTTGCTCCCGAGACCCTGGCCGCCATCGCCAAGGCCCTGGCTTCGGCCAAGGCCCCCTTGGTGGTCACCGGCTCGCCCTTCGGACAGGGCCTGGGCGCGGCTCCGGTCATCGCCGGCATGTCGCTCAACATGCTCCTGGGCCGCATCAACAAGCCCGGCGGCGTTTACATGCTGCCGGAATTGCCCTCGGTGGTTCCGGGCGCGCTGACCCGCGCGGCCATGCTCGACGGCGATCTGCCCGCGTTTTTAAAGGGCGTGGAATCCGGCAAGACCCCGGCTCCCAAGGCCCTGCTCATCTATGACGCCAACCCGGTCTACGGCCTGCCCGAAGCGGCGACCATGGCCAAGGCCCTGGAAAAGATCCCGTTCAAGGTGAGCTTCTCCTCCTTCATGGACGAGACCGCCGCCCTGTGCGATCTGGTGCTGCCAAATTCGCTGCCGCTGGAGCGCTACGACGACGTGGCCACGCCTTACGGCTCCGGCTTTTGCGTCTACAGTCTGGTGCGGCCCATCCAAAAGCCCATCTGCGACACCAAGACCACCGGCGACGTGCTGCTTGGCTTGGCTCGCAAGCTCTCCATTGACCTCAAGTTCGACAACTTCCAGCAGGTCATCAAGGAAAAAGTCGCCAGCCTGGCCAAGGTCAGCGGCGGTTTCGTGGCCAAGGACGTCATGCCCTGGCAGGTCGCGGCCGGTAAGCCCGCGCCCGCCCTGGTCGGCGGCGACCTCTGGAAGGCCCTGGAAGCCGGGTACGCCTGGACCATGGTCGGCCAGGCGCCCCAGACCGCCATGGGATTTGCCGCCGAAGTGGTGGCCAAGGCCGTCAAGGCCGGCAAGCCCGCCACGGCCACGGTGCTGGCTCCCTACGCCCAGCTGCGCACCGGCACCCCGGTCACCGGCATGCCCTGCCAGGATCTGACCACGGTCCCGGACACCGAGCTTCTGGGCGACACCACCTTCATCCGCGTCAACAGCGAGACGGCCAAAACCCTGGGCCTCAAAAAAGGCCAGATGGTCAAACTGTCCGGCGCCGGCGTTGACTGCCAGGCCAAGGTCCACATCTTCGAGAGCGTCATGCCCGGCATGGTCAGCGCCCCCTTGGGCTTCGGCCATACCGCCTTCGACTACTACAGCCAGGGCAAGGGAGCCAACTACCTCTCGCTTGCCGCCGTGGTCGAGGAAGCAGGTTCGGGCCTGTCCATGTGGATCGCCCCGGAAGTCAAAATCGCCTAA
- the rfbC gene encoding dTDP-4-dehydrorhamnose 3,5-epimerase: protein MEVSQTGIPGLVVIKPKVFGDHRGFFLETYSREAYAKAGLKYDFVQDNHARSGPKGVLRGLHFQLPPATQAKLVWVTRGAVYDVVVDLRQGSPTYKKWYGIELSADNFLRFMVPRGFAHGYVTLTEDAEFMYKVDAPYAPDLDAGIAWDDPDIGITWPVTDPVLSGKDAVQPRLSAVGSPFVYEP from the coding sequence GTGGAGGTGTCGCAAACCGGCATCCCGGGGCTTGTCGTGATCAAACCGAAAGTGTTCGGCGATCACCGGGGTTTTTTTCTGGAGACGTACAGCCGGGAGGCATACGCCAAGGCCGGTCTTAAGTATGATTTCGTGCAGGACAATCACGCCCGCTCAGGCCCCAAGGGCGTGCTGCGGGGCCTGCATTTCCAACTGCCGCCTGCCACCCAGGCCAAGCTCGTCTGGGTGACCCGGGGAGCGGTCTACGATGTCGTGGTCGATTTGCGGCAGGGATCGCCAACCTACAAAAAGTGGTACGGCATCGAGCTTTCCGCCGACAATTTCCTGCGGTTCATGGTGCCCCGAGGCTTTGCCCACGGCTACGTGACCCTGACCGAGGACGCCGAATTCATGTACAAGGTCGACGCCCCTTACGCGCCCGACCTGGATGCCGGCATCGCCTGGGACGACCCGGACATCGGCATCACCTGGCCGGTCACCGATCCTGTGCTGTCCGGGAAGGACGCGGTCCAGCCGCGCCTGTCCGCCGTGGGTTCGCCGTTTGTCTACGAGCCCTAG
- the qrcA gene encoding menaquinone reductase multiheme cytochrome c subunit QrcA produces the protein MEEKRSNSAGGVGGMALFALIGFVGALVVGWGIFPKMLYSQKTQPIRFSHTVHTQLGIECEQCHHLGPDGRFAGLPSTESCAECHGEETGDTSANGKEIDKFVKDYVKTGRQVPWLVYQYQPDNVFFSHAAHKGFECTKCHLDVAKMDTPPPYYENRLSGYSKDTMKMWECERCHASMGTSNACFVCHK, from the coding sequence ATGGAGGAGAAAAGATCGAATTCGGCCGGCGGTGTGGGCGGCATGGCGCTTTTTGCCCTGATCGGCTTCGTCGGCGCCCTGGTGGTGGGGTGGGGCATCTTCCCGAAGATGCTGTACAGCCAAAAGACGCAACCTATTCGTTTCAGTCACACGGTCCATACCCAGCTGGGCATTGAGTGCGAGCAGTGCCACCATCTGGGTCCCGACGGCCGCTTTGCCGGCCTGCCTTCCACCGAGTCCTGCGCCGAGTGCCATGGCGAAGAGACCGGCGATACCTCTGCCAACGGCAAGGAAATCGACAAGTTCGTCAAGGACTATGTCAAGACCGGCAGGCAGGTGCCCTGGCTTGTGTACCAGTACCAGCCCGACAACGTGTTCTTCTCCCACGCTGCCCACAAGGGATTCGAGTGCACCAAGTGCCACCTCGACGTGGCCAAGATGGACACTCCCCCGCCGTACTACGAGAACCGTCTGAGCGGTTACAGCAAGGACACCATGAAGATGTGGGAATGCGAACGCTGCCACGCTTCCATGGGCACCAGCAACGCCTGCTTCGTCTGTCATAAATAA
- a CDS encoding ASKHA domain-containing protein, translating into MANVFFLAGPGGQRAVTSHPGDTLARALFRAGFFVGVPLCAGLGRCGRCRARFAADAPLPLPAELRRLAPDELAAGWRLVCLHPARGGERLELPEGATAPAAPPVSPEPVAAGNGPLGLAVDLGTTGLAWRLVSLADGTVTAQGRGVNPQLGAGAEVVSRLAFALEPGGGDYLRRLVVDELRRLAAPAGPRLAALCVAGNSVMMSILCDKPLDGLAHAPYGLSWRGDETVVLDAGLPPAYAPPLFGPFVGADIAAGLTALVRRDPAYPFLLADLGTNAELVLALSPDRYLAASAPLGPALEGVGLSQGAMAGPGVVVAFALTPAGIVPEFFDPNHTGAPRGIAGPGYLSLTARLVEQQILDVDGRFATTPAATPLGRRLAALVGRAHGEPYFETAGCRLPAGDVEELLKVKAACNLAVSALLAAAGLATADLASVHLAGAFGAAVSPADLETLGFLPPGLAGRTHVAGNLSLAGAALFLADAQSRRQAAGLAARTTLVPLVDAADSGEAFIQRMVFSYVP; encoded by the coding sequence ATGGCGAACGTTTTTTTTCTTGCCGGGCCGGGCGGACAGCGGGCCGTGACGTCCCATCCTGGCGACACGTTGGCCCGGGCGCTTTTCCGGGCCGGTTTTTTCGTGGGCGTGCCCCTGTGCGCCGGCCTGGGACGTTGCGGCCGCTGCCGGGCGCGTTTTGCGGCCGATGCGCCGTTGCCCCTGCCGGCCGAGTTGCGTCGCCTCGCCCCGGACGAGCTGGCTGCCGGCTGGCGCTTGGTCTGCCTGCATCCGGCCCGGGGCGGCGAACGTCTGGAGCTGCCCGAGGGCGCGACCGCCCCGGCTGCGCCGCCTGTTTCGCCGGAGCCCGTAGCGGCCGGCAACGGCCCCCTGGGCCTGGCCGTGGACCTCGGCACCACCGGCCTGGCCTGGCGGCTGGTGTCCCTGGCAGACGGCACGGTGACGGCCCAGGGGCGCGGGGTCAATCCCCAGCTCGGGGCCGGGGCCGAGGTGGTCTCGCGTCTGGCCTTCGCCCTGGAGCCCGGCGGCGGCGATTATTTGCGCCGGTTGGTGGTGGACGAGCTGCGGCGTCTGGCCGCTCCGGCCGGCCCCAGGCTTGCCGCCCTGTGCGTGGCCGGCAATTCCGTCATGATGTCGATCTTGTGCGATAAACCTTTGGACGGGTTGGCCCACGCGCCCTATGGCCTGTCCTGGCGCGGCGATGAAACCGTCGTCCTGGATGCCGGCCTGCCGCCGGCCTATGCGCCGCCGCTTTTCGGCCCCTTTGTCGGGGCCGACATTGCCGCCGGGCTGACCGCCCTGGTGCGGCGCGATCCGGCCTATCCCTTTTTGCTGGCCGATCTGGGCACCAACGCCGAGCTGGTGCTGGCCCTTTCCCCGGACCGCTATCTGGCCGCCAGCGCTCCGCTGGGGCCGGCTCTGGAAGGCGTGGGCCTGTCCCAGGGAGCCATGGCCGGGCCGGGGGTGGTCGTGGCTTTTGCACTCACCCCTGCCGGCATCGTGCCGGAATTTTTCGACCCCAATCATACTGGAGCGCCGCGCGGCATCGCCGGGCCGGGCTATCTGTCCTTGACCGCGCGACTTGTCGAGCAGCAAATCCTTGACGTGGACGGCCGATTCGCTACAACCCCGGCCGCGACCCCGCTTGGCCGGCGTCTGGCCGCCCTGGTCGGACGCGCCCACGGCGAACCGTATTTCGAAACCGCCGGCTGCCGGCTGCCGGCCGGCGACGTCGAGGAACTGCTCAAGGTCAAGGCGGCCTGCAATCTGGCCGTTTCGGCGCTTCTGGCCGCCGCCGGCCTGGCCACGGCCGATCTGGCCTCGGTGCATCTGGCCGGGGCGTTCGGCGCGGCGGTGTCGCCGGCCGATCTCGAAACCCTCGGTTTTCTGCCGCCCGGACTGGCCGGGCGCACCCATGTGGCCGGCAACCTGTCCCTGGCCGGCGCGGCGCTGTTTTTGGCCGATGCCCAAAGCCGCCGTCAGGCGGCCGGGCTTGCCGCCCGCACCACACTTGTTCCCCTGGTCGACGCCGCCGATTCCGGCGAGGCCTTCATCCAAAGGATGGTTTTTTCCTATGTCCCCTGA
- a CDS encoding L,D-transpeptidase family protein yields MAGLLAVFLTAGLPGLALATKDKPAATPTAAAPAKAKPFYEAEAAAVADAAARQELLDVGRQFAEAVTARTMARFSGKAGQRRLELLTDPGQAYRDTARADALARLQAANADLAASQYFVYADRNPATQLLLLAYYDAQAKRVAFVGADFISSGKLRPREDSFITPVGVFEHLPENWGYRAEGSKNSKGWRGLGARGSRVWDFGYQQAPRQFRQGVYDSQMRLLMHATDPDQGEPRLGGPDSKGCVRVSAAANAFLDNRSILDRHYEQIAATDKERDMWLLRRDRAPVSHPGSYLVVGDSAQGSASN; encoded by the coding sequence GTGGCCGGCCTTTTGGCCGTCTTTTTGACGGCCGGGCTGCCGGGCCTGGCCCTGGCGACCAAGGACAAGCCGGCCGCCACGCCCACCGCCGCTGCGCCGGCCAAAGCGAAGCCCTTTTACGAGGCCGAAGCCGCCGCCGTAGCCGACGCCGCCGCGCGCCAGGAACTGCTCGACGTGGGCCGACAGTTCGCCGAGGCGGTCACGGCCCGGACCATGGCCCGCTTTTCCGGCAAGGCCGGCCAGCGCCGCCTGGAACTCCTCACCGATCCCGGCCAGGCCTACCGCGACACCGCCCGGGCCGACGCCCTGGCCCGGCTCCAGGCCGCCAACGCCGATCTCGCAGCCAGCCAGTATTTCGTCTACGCCGACCGCAATCCGGCCACCCAGCTGCTGCTTTTGGCCTACTACGACGCGCAGGCCAAACGCGTGGCCTTTGTCGGCGCGGATTTCATCTCCTCGGGCAAGCTGCGGCCCCGGGAAGACTCATTCATCACGCCGGTGGGCGTGTTCGAGCATCTGCCCGAAAACTGGGGCTACCGGGCCGAGGGCAGCAAAAACAGCAAGGGCTGGCGCGGCCTTGGCGCGCGCGGCAGCCGGGTGTGGGATTTCGGCTACCAGCAGGCCCCGCGCCAGTTCCGCCAGGGCGTCTACGACAGTCAGATGCGCCTTTTAATGCATGCCACCGACCCGGACCAGGGCGAACCACGCCTGGGCGGCCCGGATTCCAAGGGCTGCGTGCGGGTGTCGGCGGCGGCCAACGCCTTCCTCGACAACCGCTCCATCCTCGACCGCCACTACGAGCAGATCGCGGCCACGGACAAAGAGCGCGACATGTGGCTGCTGCGCCGCGACCGCGCCCCGGTCTCCCACCCGGGCAGCTACCTCGTGGTCGGCGATTCGGCCCAGGGCAGCGCCTCGAACTAG
- a CDS encoding C40 family peptidase: protein MTDARAHAKGLTKLKPYVVMAVLALALAGCTSKPKTYSYNFEDYQGFNARNNFLVAGDHEAQLIAAAENNLISGNLFDQGGSTPAPSAAPAPRQQAAASPDKLLSDNLFELTSVQRKGGVYDRMLRTAHTQLGTRYRSGGCDPNSGFDCSGFTTWVFNRYGIHLPRSSREQYQVGSMVAKNNLRKGDLVFFRSKRGVNHVGIYLEDGKFIHSASQGKNVTISHLEEDYWRTHYAGGRRVF from the coding sequence TTGACCGACGCGCGCGCACACGCCAAAGGCCTAACCAAGCTCAAACCCTACGTCGTCATGGCGGTCCTGGCCCTCGCCCTGGCCGGGTGCACCTCGAAACCCAAAACCTACTCCTACAATTTCGAAGACTATCAGGGTTTTAACGCCCGCAACAACTTCCTGGTCGCTGGCGACCACGAAGCCCAGCTCATCGCCGCCGCCGAGAACAACCTCATCTCCGGCAACCTGTTCGACCAGGGCGGCTCCACTCCGGCTCCCAGCGCCGCGCCGGCCCCCCGGCAGCAAGCCGCGGCTTCGCCGGACAAGCTTTTGAGCGACAACCTTTTCGAGCTGACCTCGGTGCAGCGCAAAGGCGGTGTCTACGACCGCATGCTGCGCACCGCCCACACCCAGCTCGGCACGCGCTACCGTTCCGGCGGTTGCGACCCCAACTCCGGATTCGACTGTTCCGGTTTCACCACCTGGGTCTTCAACCGCTACGGCATCCACCTCCCCCGCTCCTCCCGGGAGCAGTACCAGGTGGGTTCCATGGTGGCCAAAAACAATCTGCGCAAGGGCGATCTCGTCTTCTTCCGCTCCAAACGGGGCGTCAATCACGTCGGCATCTATCTGGAAGACGGCAAGTTCATCCACAGCGCCAGCCAAGGCAAAAACGTCACCATCTCCCACCTCGAAGAAGATTACTGGAGAACGCATTATGCGGGAGGCCGTCGGGTCTTCTAG
- a CDS encoding mannose-1-phosphate guanylyltransferase/mannose-6-phosphate isomerase: MSNSDVGTTPGGRYALILAGGSGTRLWPLSRTLLPKQLLALGGEATLLQSTAERVAKAFAPSGIAVVTNEEHVFEVRAQLRGQLPDVDSAVLAEPVGRNTLPAILLGLAPIVAADPQAVVGVFPADHRIDDADSWVRAMDRAAELAKDGWFVTFGIPPKAPETGYGYIHRGETLGEGGYAVLGFTEKPDRETAEQLLASGEYSWNSGMFVFRADVFLDAVATHAPVLFDWWRTRDERPLAAGYAGIPDVSVDYGVVEKLERIAMVEAGFDWDDLGSWEALYRLGRRDASGCVIQGDVLALDCSNSLFFSQGGALAVAGVKDLIVIQTKDATLVCPVTEAQRVKDVVGALKKQGSKLVEAHVTVRRPWGSYTVLEEGPNFKIKRIEVLPGARLSLQMHHHRAEHWVVVSGTALVQVGDREILLTDNQSVDIPKTSLHRLSNPGKVPVEIIEIQSGPYLEEDDIVRFDDIYGREGKSPK; this comes from the coding sequence ATGAGCAATTCCGATGTCGGGACAACCCCGGGCGGACGTTATGCCCTGATTTTGGCCGGTGGCTCGGGCACCCGGTTGTGGCCCCTTTCCCGGACGCTTCTGCCCAAGCAGTTGCTGGCCCTGGGCGGAGAGGCGACCCTGCTCCAGTCCACGGCCGAACGCGTGGCCAAGGCTTTTGCCCCGTCGGGCATTGCCGTGGTGACCAACGAGGAGCACGTTTTCGAGGTGCGAGCCCAGTTGCGCGGACAGCTCCCGGACGTGGACAGCGCCGTGTTGGCCGAGCCCGTGGGCCGCAACACCCTGCCGGCCATCCTGCTCGGACTGGCCCCCATCGTGGCCGCTGACCCCCAGGCTGTGGTGGGCGTGTTTCCGGCCGACCACCGCATCGACGACGCCGATTCCTGGGTCCGGGCCATGGATCGGGCGGCCGAGCTGGCTAAGGACGGCTGGTTCGTCACCTTCGGCATCCCGCCCAAGGCCCCGGAAACGGGTTACGGCTACATCCACCGGGGGGAAACCCTGGGCGAGGGCGGCTACGCCGTGCTGGGATTCACCGAAAAGCCTGACCGGGAAACCGCCGAACAGCTTTTGGCCAGCGGCGAGTACTCCTGGAACAGCGGCATGTTCGTGTTTCGGGCTGATGTCTTTCTGGACGCCGTGGCGACCCATGCTCCGGTTCTTTTCGACTGGTGGCGTACCCGGGACGAGCGTCCCCTGGCCGCTGGCTATGCCGGCATTCCCGACGTGTCCGTGGACTATGGCGTGGTGGAAAAGCTTGAGCGCATCGCCATGGTGGAGGCGGGGTTCGACTGGGACGATCTGGGGAGCTGGGAGGCGCTCTACCGGCTTGGCCGGCGCGACGCCAGCGGCTGCGTGATCCAGGGCGACGTGCTGGCCCTGGACTGCTCGAATTCGCTCTTTTTTTCACAAGGAGGCGCCCTGGCCGTGGCCGGGGTCAAGGACCTCATCGTCATCCAGACCAAGGACGCCACCCTGGTGTGCCCGGTGACCGAGGCCCAGCGAGTCAAGGACGTGGTGGGGGCGCTGAAAAAACAGGGCAGCAAGCTCGTCGAGGCCCATGTGACGGTGCGCCGTCCCTGGGGCAGCTACACCGTGCTCGAAGAGGGGCCGAATTTTAAAATCAAGCGCATCGAGGTGTTGCCCGGAGCGCGGCTGTCGCTGCAGATGCACCATCACCGGGCCGAGCACTGGGTGGTGGTTTCGGGCACGGCCCTGGTCCAGGTGGGCGACCGGGAAATTTTGCTCACGGACAACCAGTCCGTGGACATTCCCAAGACCAGTCTGCACCGGCTTTCCAACCCCGGAAAGGTGCCGGTCGAGATCATTGAAATCCAGTCGGGGCCGTATCTTGAAGAAGACGACATCGTGCGCTTCGACGACATCTACGGCCGCGAGGGCAAAAGCCCCAAATAG